DNA from Thermoplasma acidophilum DSM 1728:
GTTCTGAACTCCAGCAGGATATGCAGGGTATATTGCCTTTATGACAGATTCAGGCATCTTCTGCAGTGCGAAGTTAAAGTATATTGGATCAAGGCCGCCGGCACTGTTCTCCCACAGGAAGAGCTGTTGGACAGCCAGCACATCCGTGACGTTCCATCTGTGAGGTTCCACGTTGAGTATCTTGAAAAGAAGGGGCAGCTTCGAATACGTCAAATTGCCTATGTATGCGTTGATGCCCAGAACAAACGATTTAAGATAAATGTACGTCATATTGTCAGCGCTCAGGTTCTGCCTTTCCATAATTGCTGTGTTGTAGAGCTGCAGCTCTCTCATGAATATGTCTGTCTGCAGGGTGGACGGGCCAGCTATGGCCGATAGATTGCCCAGTGCAGTCCGCTTCAGGAAATCAAGCTGTGCTAGCCTGTATTCGGCTTCCAGATAGCCCTGTTCGTAATAAACGGCACGGGTACTGTTGCTTGCGATGCCTATGAAGCCGTCGGCCTGCCTGTAAACAAGAACCGTGGCTGAAACGTTTGAAAATTCAACCTGCACCTTCTGGCTTCCTGGAGCGTAGAAGTATGCCGGAGGCGAGAATACCCCACTTGAAGGGTTTGCCAGGCGAATTAGGGGAGGAAGAGGGCCTATGGAGGAAAAACCTGCAAAAAGCAGTATCGCAAGTAATATGACGGATACGAAAAGCCGTGCGTATCTTATTTTCATATATGTTTTACGAAATTTAAATATTTAATGCTTCTTATTCAATTGGAGACAAACATCAATTATATACGATCCGAATATTTTGAAATGGAAAACTTTCAGGGCTCCGCATTGATCGTTTGGTTATCAAAACAATTTCGGTGCGCAACTGATTCGTTTCTCCATTGCCATTGATCCTGATTCGATAAGGTATATCCAGAACGTGATGATAACTTCTCATGTGCAGGATGTTCCTGTGCCATGGAAATTTCGGAGAAGACGCTGGCAGATTGTTCCTGGCCCTCAGTGAAACCGCAAAGAATGATCCCCTTCTTGTGAAGGCCGGTTCCACATGGACAAGCCACTCCGACGGTTGGGGCATGGCTATGCTGAGCGATGGTTCCATAAGATTCGAAAAACACAGCAGGCCAGTATACGAAGACAGCGTACCAACCATCATTTCTTCCGGAACTGTTCTGGCACATGCAAGAAAGGCCTCTCCTGGAGAACCATTGGGGAACGCATTCTCCCACCCGTTCTATGCGGAGGACGAAAGGTATATAGTGCTGCTCGCCCACAATGGATCGCTGGACAAACACAGAATAGCGAATTGCGATCCGAAATGCTATGATCGCAACACAGACAGCGGCCTGTT
Protein-coding regions in this window:
- a CDS encoding class II glutamine amidotransferase is translated as MCRMFLCHGNFGEDAGRLFLALSETAKNDPLLVKAGSTWTSHSDGWGMAMLSDGSIRFEKHSRPVYEDSVPTIISSGTVLAHARKASPGEPLGNAFSHPFYAEDERYIVLLAHNGSLDKHRIANCDPKCYDRNTDSGLFLSYIMTFPGTVKERFERAIFESLKNGVFGKLTNLLVVALDKFTMIEERLYFSHNASRSEYGDLYLVNGRGWTGVFSSSILMSAHFPAYVSKSKVENDTVMDLP